One Leopardus geoffroyi isolate Oge1 chromosome C1, O.geoffroyi_Oge1_pat1.0, whole genome shotgun sequence DNA segment encodes these proteins:
- the KLHL17 gene encoding kelch-like protein 17 isoform X1 yields the protein MQPRSERPAGRTQSPEHGSPGPGPEAPPPPPPPQPPAPEAERARPRQARPTAPMEGAMQLLSREGHTVSHNSKRHYHDAFVAMSRMRQRGLLCDIVLHVAAKEIRAHKVVLASCSPYFHAMFTNEMSESRQTHVTLHDIDPQALDQLVQFAYTAEIVVGEGNVQTLLPAASLLQLNGVRDACCKFLLSQLDPSNCLGIRGFADTHSCGDLLKAAHRYVLQHFVDVAKTEEFMLLPLKQVLELVSSDSLNVPSEEDVYRAVLSWVKHDVDSRRQHVPRLMKCVRLPLLSRDFLLGHVDAESLVRHHPDCKDLLIEALKFHLLPEQRGVLGTSRTRPRRCEGAGPVLFAVGGGSLFAIHGDCEAYDTRTDRWHVVASMSTRRARVGVAAVGNRLYAVGGYDGTSDLATVESYDPVTNTWQPEVSMGTRRSCLGVAALHGLLYAAGGYDGASCLNSAERYDPLTGTWTSIAAMSTRRRYVRVAMLDGNLYAVGGYDSSSHLATVEKYEPQVNAWTPVASMLSRRSSAGVAVLEGALYVAGGNDGTSCLNSVERYSPKAGAWESVAPMNIRRSTHDLVAMDGWLYAVGGNDGSSSLNSIEKYNPRTNKWVAASCMFTRRSSVGAAVLELLNFPPPSSPTLSVSSTSL from the exons ATGCAGCCGCGCAGCGAGCGCCCGGCTGGCAGGACACAAAGCCCGGAGCACGGCAGTCCGGGGCCCGGGCCGgaggcgccgccgccgccaccgccgccgcagccgccggc CCCAGAGGCAGAGCGTGCGCGTCCTCGGCAGGCCCGGCCCACGGCCCCCATGGAGGGTGCAATGCAGCTGCTGAGCCGTGAGGGCCACACTGTGTCCCACAACTCCAAACGGCACTATCACGACGCCTTCGTGGCCATGAGCCGCATGAGGCAGCGTGGCCTCCTGTGTGACATCGTCCTGCACGTGGCAGCCAAGGAGATCCGAGCACACAAGGTGGTGCTAGCCTCCTGCAGCCCCTACTTCCACGCCATGTTCACAA ATGAGATGAGTGAGAGCCGCCAGACGCACGTGACGCTGCACGACATTGACCCTCAGGCCTTGGACCAGCTGGTGCAGTTTGCGTACACTGCCGAGATCGTCGTGGGCGAGGGCAACGTGCAG ACTctgctcccagctgccagcctcCTGCAGCTGAATGGCGTCCGTGACGCCTGCTGCAAGTTCCTGCTGAGTCAGCTCGACCCCTCCAACTGCCTGGGCATCCGGGGCTTTGCTGACACACATTCCTGCGGTGACCTGCTCAAGGCAGCACACAGGTACGTGCTGCAGCACTTCGTGGATGTGGCCAAGACTGAGGAGTTCATGCTGTTGCCACTAAAGCAG GTGCTGGAACTGGTCTCCAGCGACAGCCTGAACGTGCCTTCGGAGGAGGACGTCTACCGTGCCGTCCTGAGCTGGGTCAAGCACGACGTGGACTCCCGGAGACAGCATGTCCCAAGG CTGATGAAGTGTGTGCGCCTGCCCCTGCTGAGCCGGGACTTCCTGCTGGGCCACGTGGATGCCGAGAGCCTGGTGAGGCACCACCCTGACTGCAAGGACCTGCTCATTGAGGCCCTCAAGTTCCACCTGCTGCCTGAGCAGAGGGGCGTTCTGGGCACCAGCCGTACGCGGCCCCGGCGCTGTGAGGGCGCTGGCCCTGTGCTCTTTGCTGTGG GTGGAGGGAGCCTGTTCGCCATCCACGGGGACTGTGAAGCATACGACACACGCACTGACCGCTGGCACGTGGTGGCCTCCATGTCCACGCGCCGGGCCCGGGTGGGCGTGGCAGCAGTTGGGAACCGGCTGTATGCCGTGGGTGG TTACGATGGGACTTCAGACCTGGCCACCGTAGAGTCGTACGACCCCGTGACCAACACCTGGCAGCCTGAGGTGTCCATGGGCACAAGGCGCAGCTGCCTGGGTGTGGCCGCCCTGCATGGGCTCCTGTATGCAGCTGGTGGCTACGATGGGGCCTCCTGCCTCAACAG TGCTGAGCGCTATGACCCTCTGACGGGAACATGGACGTCCATCGCTGCCATGAGCACCCGGAGGCGATACGTGCGTGTGGCCATGCTTG ATGGGAACTTGTACGCGGTGGGTGGTTACGACAGCTCATCGCACCTGGCAACGGTGGAGAAGTATGAGCCCCAG GTGAACGCGTGGACCCCCGTGGCTTCCATGTTGAGCCGACGAAGCTCAGCAGGGGTGGCCGTGCTGGAGGGGGCTCTCTACGTGGCCGGCGGCAATGATGGCACCAGCTGCCTCAACTCTGTGGAGAGATACAGCCCTAAGGCGGGTGCCTGGGAGAGTGTAGCACCCATGAACATCCGAAG GAGCACCCACGACCTAGTGGCCATGGACGGCTGGCTGTACGCGGTGGGGGGCAACGATGGCAGCTCCAGCCTCAACTCCATCGAGAAGTATAACCCGAGGACCAACAAGTGGGTGGCCGCGTCCTGCATGTTCACGCGGCGCAGCAGCGTGGGCGCGGCGGTGCTCGAGCTGCTCAACTTCCCGCCGCCCTCTTCACCCACGCTGTCCGTGTCGTCCACCAGCCTCTGA
- the KLHL17 gene encoding kelch-like protein 17 isoform X2: MEGAMQLLSREGHTVSHNSKRHYHDAFVAMSRMRQRGLLCDIVLHVAAKEIRAHKVVLASCSPYFHAMFTNEMSESRQTHVTLHDIDPQALDQLVQFAYTAEIVVGEGNVQTLLPAASLLQLNGVRDACCKFLLSQLDPSNCLGIRGFADTHSCGDLLKAAHRYVLQHFVDVAKTEEFMLLPLKQVLELVSSDSLNVPSEEDVYRAVLSWVKHDVDSRRQHVPRLMKCVRLPLLSRDFLLGHVDAESLVRHHPDCKDLLIEALKFHLLPEQRGVLGTSRTRPRRCEGAGPVLFAVGGGSLFAIHGDCEAYDTRTDRWHVVASMSTRRARVGVAAVGNRLYAVGGYDGTSDLATVESYDPVTNTWQPEVSMGTRRSCLGVAALHGLLYAAGGYDGASCLNSAERYDPLTGTWTSIAAMSTRRRYVRVAMLDGNLYAVGGYDSSSHLATVEKYEPQVNAWTPVASMLSRRSSAGVAVLEGALYVAGGNDGTSCLNSVERYSPKAGAWESVAPMNIRRSTHDLVAMDGWLYAVGGNDGSSSLNSIEKYNPRTNKWVAASCMFTRRSSVGAAVLELLNFPPPSSPTLSVSSTSL, translated from the exons ATGGAGGGTGCAATGCAGCTGCTGAGCCGTGAGGGCCACACTGTGTCCCACAACTCCAAACGGCACTATCACGACGCCTTCGTGGCCATGAGCCGCATGAGGCAGCGTGGCCTCCTGTGTGACATCGTCCTGCACGTGGCAGCCAAGGAGATCCGAGCACACAAGGTGGTGCTAGCCTCCTGCAGCCCCTACTTCCACGCCATGTTCACAA ATGAGATGAGTGAGAGCCGCCAGACGCACGTGACGCTGCACGACATTGACCCTCAGGCCTTGGACCAGCTGGTGCAGTTTGCGTACACTGCCGAGATCGTCGTGGGCGAGGGCAACGTGCAG ACTctgctcccagctgccagcctcCTGCAGCTGAATGGCGTCCGTGACGCCTGCTGCAAGTTCCTGCTGAGTCAGCTCGACCCCTCCAACTGCCTGGGCATCCGGGGCTTTGCTGACACACATTCCTGCGGTGACCTGCTCAAGGCAGCACACAGGTACGTGCTGCAGCACTTCGTGGATGTGGCCAAGACTGAGGAGTTCATGCTGTTGCCACTAAAGCAG GTGCTGGAACTGGTCTCCAGCGACAGCCTGAACGTGCCTTCGGAGGAGGACGTCTACCGTGCCGTCCTGAGCTGGGTCAAGCACGACGTGGACTCCCGGAGACAGCATGTCCCAAGG CTGATGAAGTGTGTGCGCCTGCCCCTGCTGAGCCGGGACTTCCTGCTGGGCCACGTGGATGCCGAGAGCCTGGTGAGGCACCACCCTGACTGCAAGGACCTGCTCATTGAGGCCCTCAAGTTCCACCTGCTGCCTGAGCAGAGGGGCGTTCTGGGCACCAGCCGTACGCGGCCCCGGCGCTGTGAGGGCGCTGGCCCTGTGCTCTTTGCTGTGG GTGGAGGGAGCCTGTTCGCCATCCACGGGGACTGTGAAGCATACGACACACGCACTGACCGCTGGCACGTGGTGGCCTCCATGTCCACGCGCCGGGCCCGGGTGGGCGTGGCAGCAGTTGGGAACCGGCTGTATGCCGTGGGTGG TTACGATGGGACTTCAGACCTGGCCACCGTAGAGTCGTACGACCCCGTGACCAACACCTGGCAGCCTGAGGTGTCCATGGGCACAAGGCGCAGCTGCCTGGGTGTGGCCGCCCTGCATGGGCTCCTGTATGCAGCTGGTGGCTACGATGGGGCCTCCTGCCTCAACAG TGCTGAGCGCTATGACCCTCTGACGGGAACATGGACGTCCATCGCTGCCATGAGCACCCGGAGGCGATACGTGCGTGTGGCCATGCTTG ATGGGAACTTGTACGCGGTGGGTGGTTACGACAGCTCATCGCACCTGGCAACGGTGGAGAAGTATGAGCCCCAG GTGAACGCGTGGACCCCCGTGGCTTCCATGTTGAGCCGACGAAGCTCAGCAGGGGTGGCCGTGCTGGAGGGGGCTCTCTACGTGGCCGGCGGCAATGATGGCACCAGCTGCCTCAACTCTGTGGAGAGATACAGCCCTAAGGCGGGTGCCTGGGAGAGTGTAGCACCCATGAACATCCGAAG GAGCACCCACGACCTAGTGGCCATGGACGGCTGGCTGTACGCGGTGGGGGGCAACGATGGCAGCTCCAGCCTCAACTCCATCGAGAAGTATAACCCGAGGACCAACAAGTGGGTGGCCGCGTCCTGCATGTTCACGCGGCGCAGCAGCGTGGGCGCGGCGGTGCTCGAGCTGCTCAACTTCCCGCCGCCCTCTTCACCCACGCTGTCCGTGTCGTCCACCAGCCTCTGA
- the PLEKHN1 gene encoding pleckstrin homology domain-containing family N member 1 isoform X2, which yields MGNSHCVPQAPRRLRASFSRKPSLKGNREDGARKLAGLFGTEAGPDGDATADKIFYYVPGTDIPDLESQRENLEQPFLSVFKKGRRRVPVRNLGKVIHYAKVQLRFQHSQDISDCFLELFPSYLYFQAHGSKGLTFQGLLPLMELSVCPLEGSREHAFQITGPLPAPLLVLCSSQAELGRWLYHLEKQMALVGGLQHCHSSPPQGLPEDELPWTLQRRLTRLRTASERQMVGSAICASRVKLQHLPSQEQWDRLLVLYPTSLAIFSEEADGLCFKGELPLSAIHINLEEKEKQIRSFLIEGRLINTIRVLCASYEDYSHWLLCLQTVSHRDGAAPLPGPESFPGLRVSTQDQANPGGTGTSRQRAELRRSSSSRSPRIKARAEGPGLATSLFLDLTKPSKHSPEGNPEAREQPPEAPRSPLYADPYTPPATSYHKITDVQGLDEFLSAMQSSLGPESSSAFPSVPVSVPVSDPSSGLSGPHLLSKKGALQPRASQRHRGSVQGQGPPPPDSPQHVSPVREVSPDPLLPPSGGHPLRSYDNIWDKASSPSHKRWPRGAPEAGGGLIQWI from the exons ATGGGGAACAGCCACTGCGTCCCTCAGGCCCCTAGGAGGCTCCGGGCCTCCTTCTCCAGAAAGCCCTCGCTGAAGGGAAATAg AGAGGATGGCGCGAGGAAGCTGGCTGGCCTGTTTGGCACCGAGGCCGGTCCTGACGGGGACGCCACTGCTGACAAGATCTTCTACTACGTCCCTGGGACG GACATCCCAGATTTGGAGAGCCAGCGAGAAAATCTAGAGCAGCCGTTCCTGAGTGTGTTCAAGAAGGGGCGGCGGAGGGTGCCTGTGAGGAATCTGGGCAAGGTTATACACTATGCCAAGGTCCAGCTGCGATTCCAGCACAGCCAG GACATCAGCGACTGCTTCCTGGAGCTGTTCCCCTCTTACCTGTACTTCCAGGCCCATGGTTCCAAAGGACTCACCTTCCAG GGGCTGTTACCACTGATGGAGCTGAGTGTCTGCCCGCTCGAGGGATCCAGAGAGCATGCCTTCCAGATCACAG GCCCGCTGCCTgctccccttctcgtgctctgcTCCAGCCAGGCTGAGCTGGGCCGCTGGCTGTACCACCTGGAAAAGCAGATGGCCCTCGTGGGAGGGCTGCAGCACTGCCACTCATCGCCCCCGCAG GGCCTCCCTGAGGACGAGCTGCCCTGGACTCTACAGCGCAGACTGACCCGGCTGCGGACAGCATCGGAGCGTCAGATGGTGGGTAGTGCCATCTGTGCCTCGAGGGTCAAGCTTCAGCATCTGCCTTCACAG GAACAGTGGGACCGGCTCTTGGTCCTGTACCCAACATCACTGGCCATTTTCTCTGAGGAAGCAGATGGGCTTTGCTTTAAG GGGGAGCTCCCACTCAGCGCCATCCACATCAacctggaggagaaggagaagcagatcCGCTCTTTCCTCATCGAAG GCCGTCTCATCAACACCATTCGCGTGCTGTGTGCCAGCTACGAGGACTACAGCCACTGGCTGCTCTGCCTGCAGACGGTCTCCCACAGGGACGGAGCTGCCCCACTGCCTGGCCCTGAGAGCTTCCCAGGGCTGCGGGTGTCCACACAG GACCAGGCCAACCCTGGCGGCACCGGCACCagcaggcagagggcagagctgAGACGGAGCAGCAGCAGTCGGTCACCCAGGATCAAGGCCCGGGCTGAGGGGCCCGGCCTGGCCACCTCGTTGTTTTTGGACCTGACCAAG CCAAGCAAGCACAGCCCGGAGGGCAACCCCGAGGCCCGAGAGCAGCCTCCGGAGGCCCCACGGTCCCCGCTCTATGCTGATCCCTACACACCACCTGCTACCTCCTACCACAAGATCACGGATGTCCAGGGCCTGGACGAG TTCCTCAGCGCGATGCAGAGTTCACTTGGACCTGAGTCCTCGAGCGCATTCCCCTCGGTCCCTGTGTCTGTGCCTGTCTCTGACCCCAGCTCTGGGCTCTCCGGTCCCCACTTGCTCTCCAAGAAGGGAGCCCTGCAGCCGCGAGCCTCTCAGCGGCACCGAGGCTCTGTCCAGGGCCAGGGTCCACCACCCCCAGACTCCCCTCAGCAT GTCTCCCCTGTGAGAGAAGTCTCACCCGAccccctgctgcctccctcag GTGGCCATCCCCTCAGGAGCTATGACAACATCTGGGACAAAGCTTCATCTCCTTCCCACAAGCGCTGGCCCCGCGGAGCACCTGAGGCTGGTGGGGGGCTCATCCAGTGGATCTGA
- the PLEKHN1 gene encoding pleckstrin homology domain-containing family N member 1 isoform X1: protein MGNSHCVPQAPRRLRASFSRKPSLKGNREDGARKLAGLFGTEAGPDGDATADKIFYYVPGTDIPDLESQRENLEQPFLSVFKKGRRRVPVRNLGKVIHYAKVQLRFQHSQDISDCFLELFPSYLYFQAHGSKGLTFQGLLPLMELSVCPLEGSREHAFQITGPLPAPLLVLCSSQAELGRWLYHLEKQMALVGGLQHCHSSPPQGLPEDELPWTLQRRLTRLRTASERQMVGSAICASRVKLQHLPSQEQWDRLLVLYPTSLAIFSEEADGLCFKGELPLSAIHINLEEKEKQIRSFLIEGRLINTIRVLCASYEDYSHWLLCLQTVSHRDGAAPLPGPESFPGLRVSTQVMGGGRGSLSSDGRTSWGSGCPAPPSTHTSHSLPESSVPSATGCPAQPVPDQANPGGTGTSRQRAELRRSSSSRSPRIKARAEGPGLATSLFLDLTKPSKHSPEGNPEAREQPPEAPRSPLYADPYTPPATSYHKITDVQGLDEFLSAMQSSLGPESSSAFPSVPVSVPVSDPSSGLSGPHLLSKKGALQPRASQRHRGSVQGQGPPPPDSPQHVSPVREVSPDPLLPPSGGHPLRSYDNIWDKASSPSHKRWPRGAPEAGGGLIQWI, encoded by the exons ATGGGGAACAGCCACTGCGTCCCTCAGGCCCCTAGGAGGCTCCGGGCCTCCTTCTCCAGAAAGCCCTCGCTGAAGGGAAATAg AGAGGATGGCGCGAGGAAGCTGGCTGGCCTGTTTGGCACCGAGGCCGGTCCTGACGGGGACGCCACTGCTGACAAGATCTTCTACTACGTCCCTGGGACG GACATCCCAGATTTGGAGAGCCAGCGAGAAAATCTAGAGCAGCCGTTCCTGAGTGTGTTCAAGAAGGGGCGGCGGAGGGTGCCTGTGAGGAATCTGGGCAAGGTTATACACTATGCCAAGGTCCAGCTGCGATTCCAGCACAGCCAG GACATCAGCGACTGCTTCCTGGAGCTGTTCCCCTCTTACCTGTACTTCCAGGCCCATGGTTCCAAAGGACTCACCTTCCAG GGGCTGTTACCACTGATGGAGCTGAGTGTCTGCCCGCTCGAGGGATCCAGAGAGCATGCCTTCCAGATCACAG GCCCGCTGCCTgctccccttctcgtgctctgcTCCAGCCAGGCTGAGCTGGGCCGCTGGCTGTACCACCTGGAAAAGCAGATGGCCCTCGTGGGAGGGCTGCAGCACTGCCACTCATCGCCCCCGCAG GGCCTCCCTGAGGACGAGCTGCCCTGGACTCTACAGCGCAGACTGACCCGGCTGCGGACAGCATCGGAGCGTCAGATGGTGGGTAGTGCCATCTGTGCCTCGAGGGTCAAGCTTCAGCATCTGCCTTCACAG GAACAGTGGGACCGGCTCTTGGTCCTGTACCCAACATCACTGGCCATTTTCTCTGAGGAAGCAGATGGGCTTTGCTTTAAG GGGGAGCTCCCACTCAGCGCCATCCACATCAacctggaggagaaggagaagcagatcCGCTCTTTCCTCATCGAAG GCCGTCTCATCAACACCATTCGCGTGCTGTGTGCCAGCTACGAGGACTACAGCCACTGGCTGCTCTGCCTGCAGACGGTCTCCCACAGGGACGGAGCTGCCCCACTGCCTGGCCCTGAGAGCTTCCCAGGGCTGCGGGTGTCCACACAG GTCATGGGTGGTGGCCGAGGCTCACTCTCCTCAGATGGACGAACCAGCTGGGGCTCAGGGTGCCCAGCACCCCCGTCCACGCACACCAGCCACTCTCTCCCTGAATCCTCAGTGCCGTCCGCCACAGGCTGCCCCGCCCAGCCTGTGCCT GACCAGGCCAACCCTGGCGGCACCGGCACCagcaggcagagggcagagctgAGACGGAGCAGCAGCAGTCGGTCACCCAGGATCAAGGCCCGGGCTGAGGGGCCCGGCCTGGCCACCTCGTTGTTTTTGGACCTGACCAAG CCAAGCAAGCACAGCCCGGAGGGCAACCCCGAGGCCCGAGAGCAGCCTCCGGAGGCCCCACGGTCCCCGCTCTATGCTGATCCCTACACACCACCTGCTACCTCCTACCACAAGATCACGGATGTCCAGGGCCTGGACGAG TTCCTCAGCGCGATGCAGAGTTCACTTGGACCTGAGTCCTCGAGCGCATTCCCCTCGGTCCCTGTGTCTGTGCCTGTCTCTGACCCCAGCTCTGGGCTCTCCGGTCCCCACTTGCTCTCCAAGAAGGGAGCCCTGCAGCCGCGAGCCTCTCAGCGGCACCGAGGCTCTGTCCAGGGCCAGGGTCCACCACCCCCAGACTCCCCTCAGCAT GTCTCCCCTGTGAGAGAAGTCTCACCCGAccccctgctgcctccctcag GTGGCCATCCCCTCAGGAGCTATGACAACATCTGGGACAAAGCTTCATCTCCTTCCCACAAGCGCTGGCCCCGCGGAGCACCTGAGGCTGGTGGGGGGCTCATCCAGTGGATCTGA
- the PLEKHN1 gene encoding pleckstrin homology domain-containing family N member 1 isoform X3 has product MPRSSCDSSTASPALPQDISDCFLELFPSYLYFQAHGSKGLTFQGLLPLMELSVCPLEGSREHAFQITGPLPAPLLVLCSSQAELGRWLYHLEKQMALVGGLQHCHSSPPQGLPEDELPWTLQRRLTRLRTASERQMVGSAICASRVKLQHLPSQEQWDRLLVLYPTSLAIFSEEADGLCFKGELPLSAIHINLEEKEKQIRSFLIEGRLINTIRVLCASYEDYSHWLLCLQTVSHRDGAAPLPGPESFPGLRVSTQVMGGGRGSLSSDGRTSWGSGCPAPPSTHTSHSLPESSVPSATGCPAQPVPDQANPGGTGTSRQRAELRRSSSSRSPRIKARAEGPGLATSLFLDLTKPSKHSPEGNPEAREQPPEAPRSPLYADPYTPPATSYHKITDVQGLDEFLSAMQSSLGPESSSAFPSVPVSVPVSDPSSGLSGPHLLSKKGALQPRASQRHRGSVQGQGPPPPDSPQHVSPVREVSPDPLLPPSGGHPLRSYDNIWDKASSPSHKRWPRGAPEAGGGLIQWI; this is encoded by the exons ATGCCAAGGTCCAGCTGCGATTCCAGCACAGCCAG CCCTGCTCTCCCCCAGGACATCAGCGACTGCTTCCTGGAGCTGTTCCCCTCTTACCTGTACTTCCAGGCCCATGGTTCCAAAGGACTCACCTTCCAG GGGCTGTTACCACTGATGGAGCTGAGTGTCTGCCCGCTCGAGGGATCCAGAGAGCATGCCTTCCAGATCACAG GCCCGCTGCCTgctccccttctcgtgctctgcTCCAGCCAGGCTGAGCTGGGCCGCTGGCTGTACCACCTGGAAAAGCAGATGGCCCTCGTGGGAGGGCTGCAGCACTGCCACTCATCGCCCCCGCAG GGCCTCCCTGAGGACGAGCTGCCCTGGACTCTACAGCGCAGACTGACCCGGCTGCGGACAGCATCGGAGCGTCAGATGGTGGGTAGTGCCATCTGTGCCTCGAGGGTCAAGCTTCAGCATCTGCCTTCACAG GAACAGTGGGACCGGCTCTTGGTCCTGTACCCAACATCACTGGCCATTTTCTCTGAGGAAGCAGATGGGCTTTGCTTTAAG GGGGAGCTCCCACTCAGCGCCATCCACATCAacctggaggagaaggagaagcagatcCGCTCTTTCCTCATCGAAG GCCGTCTCATCAACACCATTCGCGTGCTGTGTGCCAGCTACGAGGACTACAGCCACTGGCTGCTCTGCCTGCAGACGGTCTCCCACAGGGACGGAGCTGCCCCACTGCCTGGCCCTGAGAGCTTCCCAGGGCTGCGGGTGTCCACACAG GTCATGGGTGGTGGCCGAGGCTCACTCTCCTCAGATGGACGAACCAGCTGGGGCTCAGGGTGCCCAGCACCCCCGTCCACGCACACCAGCCACTCTCTCCCTGAATCCTCAGTGCCGTCCGCCACAGGCTGCCCCGCCCAGCCTGTGCCT GACCAGGCCAACCCTGGCGGCACCGGCACCagcaggcagagggcagagctgAGACGGAGCAGCAGCAGTCGGTCACCCAGGATCAAGGCCCGGGCTGAGGGGCCCGGCCTGGCCACCTCGTTGTTTTTGGACCTGACCAAG CCAAGCAAGCACAGCCCGGAGGGCAACCCCGAGGCCCGAGAGCAGCCTCCGGAGGCCCCACGGTCCCCGCTCTATGCTGATCCCTACACACCACCTGCTACCTCCTACCACAAGATCACGGATGTCCAGGGCCTGGACGAG TTCCTCAGCGCGATGCAGAGTTCACTTGGACCTGAGTCCTCGAGCGCATTCCCCTCGGTCCCTGTGTCTGTGCCTGTCTCTGACCCCAGCTCTGGGCTCTCCGGTCCCCACTTGCTCTCCAAGAAGGGAGCCCTGCAGCCGCGAGCCTCTCAGCGGCACCGAGGCTCTGTCCAGGGCCAGGGTCCACCACCCCCAGACTCCCCTCAGCAT GTCTCCCCTGTGAGAGAAGTCTCACCCGAccccctgctgcctccctcag GTGGCCATCCCCTCAGGAGCTATGACAACATCTGGGACAAAGCTTCATCTCCTTCCCACAAGCGCTGGCCCCGCGGAGCACCTGAGGCTGGTGGGGGGCTCATCCAGTGGATCTGA